In Stigmatopora nigra isolate UIUO_SnigA chromosome 2, RoL_Snig_1.1, whole genome shotgun sequence, a single window of DNA contains:
- the pidd1 gene encoding p53-induced death domain-containing protein 1 gives MEKSLQGETTTDEDGDKVADAVALTPTSRCGEAILDKDDKLKSNERLESEVSNQVKTHRDDDASPCSFMDTCNPSISSPSSSNKSLSSSSTSVLCLTPPLPPSLELSDVLTDTRLTLDVYQGGASALALLWSSIPEQLQRLRYLRLGSEDKHALDGALDVLHNLTELRSLAIRGNRFYDTQGNSLPGFLTTLPTSLASNSLLVHVDLSFNHISVLPSCLLSLPALSILLLCHNCLSELPPDIGQMSSLTYLSLTGNQLAALPASLGLLKELKTLDVSNNLLEDLPNEIGSLLDLVKLELSHNKLKRLPETMGSLHSLRELLVFSNDLRFIPPNLNELPLLKIDIRDNPLGQSLTPPPLPSSPNEAKPNIPELHLLFNQHRFSVTSAGCHVFLPGGTQLLFPPECLQTPTTIEWVERRPKQKWVLLEEHDILLRRPLELRPHGMTFLKPVGVCMAHRHRKKCNEVIVRKYDGISWSTLPTSLRKENVKDSIHPLERPHRLACCYVSEFSWFIVVARPVRDSCLLSPEGAHLVSSVDPQVKLIFPADSTNQNCTITLQVLQVSVPEVQALCGDPKASVSPLLCLSQTPSMQFLQPVKVQVPLPLGITGHIVDKSCLRLLHGDPTAQTWTDITSQVSLCVTHLYAIFYITHFSWYWLWYTTQSCVSGMVRKVYQKLKQFKVQFMALQRKTDPSQVLLQCLPANEVDGRVMSLSERYDGPQPSDLCDLLEGEQFFAGFERGLHISSDRPDCVEGRLCFVFYSSLKNLKEVYISPAKGLQGTVRGEVSFYRGGIPSDVPEEVLRKRKGLESQWLATLPLRLPALDADNKYILEEFQLPPLNLGDPESGYLTEANLLSISLQIGQDWRMIGINLGISYNELDRIKYKHRDDLGALVLEMLFYWARGQKSAGPGAVSRLMEAMIESGRKDLADELKDIVSLGRQKYSQSLRRVGLDVEEQQ, from the exons ATGGAGAAAAGCCTCCAAGGAGAAACCACCACCGATGAAGATGGAGATAAAGTTGCCGATGCTGTTGCATTGACCCCTACATCCAGATGTGGAGAAGCAATTTTAGACAAGGACGACAAACTAAAGTCCAATGAGCGGCTAGAATCTGAGGTTTCAAACCAGGTAAAAACACATAGGGACGATGATGCATCACCTTGCAGCTTTATGGACACATGCAATCCTTCCATATCGAGCCCTTCTTCCTCAAACAAGTCTTTGTCATCATCGTCGACTTCAGTGTTGTGTCTCACACCACCCTTACCCCCCTCGCTGGAACTCTCAGATGTGTTGACTGACACCAGGCTGACCTTGGATGTCTACCAAGGAGGAGCATCTGCACTGGCACTGCTTTGGAGTTCCATTCCAGAACAGCTCCAGAGGCTCCGGTACCTGAGACTTGGTTCTGAGGATAAACATGCACTTGATGGTGCACTAGATGTCCTCCACAATTTGACAGAACTACGCTCACTTGCCATACGAG GGAACCGTTTTTACGACACACAAGGAAACTCCTTGCCTGGGTTTCTCACCACTTTGCCCACATCCCTTGCTTCCAACTCTCTTCTGGTGCATGTGGACCTCTCCTTCAACCACATCTCCGTCCTTCCATCATGTCTTCTCAGTTTACCTGCGTTGTCCATCTTGCTGTTGTGTCACAATTGCCTCTCAGAGCTGCCCCCCGATATTGGCCAGATGTCCAGTCTCACCTATCTTTCACTCACTGGAAACCAGTTGGCTGCTCTCCCCGCAAGCTTAGGCCTGCTGAAAGAACTGAAGACACTGGATGTTTCCAATAATCTCCTCGAGGACCTGCCAAATGAAATTGGGTCTTTGTTGGACCTTGTCAAACTGGAACTTTCCCACAACAAGCTGAAGAGGCTGCCAGAGACCATGG GTTCTCTCCATTCACTGAGGGAACTTCTCGTCTTCAGCAATGACCTCCGCTTCATACCACCGAATCTGAATGAACTGCCTCTCCTGAAAATAGATATTCGTGACAATCCTTTGGGGCAATCGCTAACTCCTCCACCTCTCCCCTCATCACCTA atGAAGCCAAGCCAAATATTCCTGAGTTGCATCTCCTATTCAATCAACATAG ATTCAGCGTTACATCTGCTGGCTGCCATGTGTTTCTTCCCGGGGGGACGCAGTTGCTGTTCCCCCCGGAGTGCCTACAGACACCGACGACTATCGAGTGGGTCGAGAGGAGACCAAAGCAAAAGTGGGTTTTACTGGAGGAGCATGACATACTTCTCCGCCGCCCATTGGAACTTCGACCTCATGGAATGACCTTTCTTAAG CCAGTAGGAGTGTGTATGGCTCATCGTCAtcggaaaaaatgcaatgaggTAATTGTACGGAAGTATGATGGGATATCGTGGAGCACTTTACCTACTTCTCTCCGGAAAGAAAACGTGAAAGACAGCATTCACCCTTTGGAGCGTCCACACAGG CTGGCCTGCTGTTATGTGAGCGAGTTCTCTTGGTTTATTGTGGTGGCTCGACCAGTGAGGGACAGCTGTTTACTTTCACCAGAGGGGGCCCATCTCGTGTCCAGTGTTGACCCGCAAGTCAAACTTATCTTCCCTGCAGACTCTACCAATCAAAACTGTACTATAACTTTACAG GTACTACAGGTGTCCGTGCCAGAGGTACAGGCGCTGTGCGGTGATCCAAAGGCAAGTGTCAGTCCTCTTCTCTGCCTCTCACAAACTCCCAGCATGCAATTCCTACAGCCAGTCAAAGTTCAGGTCCCACTGCCGCTAGGCATTACAG GTCACATCGTTGATAAATCGTGTTTGCGTCTGCTGCATGGAGACCCCACTGCCCAAACCTGGACAGACATCACATCACAAGTGTCCCTCTGCGTCACCCATTTGTATGCAATTTTCTACATTACACATTTTTCCTG GTATTGGCTCTGGTACACGACTCAAAGTTGTGTGAGTGGTATGGTAAGAAAAGTGTACCAAAAGCTCAAACAGTTTAAAGTCCAATTCATGGCCCTGCAGCGGAAAACTGACCCTTCACAAGTCTTGTTGCAGTGTTTGCCAGCTAACGAG GTGGATGGCAGAGTTATGTCACTGTCCGAACGTTATGATGGACCCCAACCTTCAGATCTATGTGACCTCCTGGAAGGTGAACAGTTCTTTGCGGGCTTCGAGAGAGGCTTGCATATCTCCTCAG ACAGACCAGACTGTGTCGAGGGAAGACtgtgttttgtcttttattCCAGTCTGAAGAATCTGAAGGAAGTTTACATCTCCCCTGCAAAGGGCCTTCAGGGTACAGTGCGAGGAGAA GTCTCATTTTACAGAGGGGGGATTCCCAGTGATGTCCCGGAGGAAGTATTGAGGAAGaggaaaggccttgaaagccAGTGGCTTGCAACTTTACCGCTGAGACTTCCT GCGCTAGATGCTGATAACAAGTACATATTGGAAGAGTTCCAGCTTCCTCCTCTGAACCTGGGAGACCCTGAAAGCGGCTACTTGACAGAAGCCAATCTTTTATCCATCTCCCTTCAGATTGGACAAGATTGGCGCATGATTGGCATCAATCTCGGGATAAGCTACAATGAGTTAGACCGCATCAAATACAAACACAG GGACGATCTTGGAGCTCTGGTGCTGGAGATGCTCTTCTACTGGGCTCGAGGACAGAAGAGTGCCGGTCCCGGGGCGGTGTCACGATTGATGGAAGCCATGATTGAAAGTGGCAGGAAGGATCTCGCAGATGAACTCAAAGACATTGTCAGTCTGGGAAGGCAAAAGTATTCTCAATCACTGAGGAGAGTTGGCCTGGATGTGGAAGAGCAGCAGTAA
- the pnpla2 gene encoding patatin-like phospholipase domain-containing protein 2 produces MFPLDSSWNISFAGCGFLGIYHVGVASCLLERAPYLVHNAKHIYGASAGALTATALVTGVCLGEAGASIIEVSKEARKRFLGPMHPSFNLVKIVRFMLQRTLPADSHQLANGRLGISLTRVTDGENVLVSHFNNKEEIVQACVCSAYIPVYCGIIPPTLQGVRYVDGGISDNLPQYELKNTITVSPFSGESDICPRDTSTNIHELRFTNTSIQFTLTNLYRISRALFPPDPMVMKAMCKQGYNDALDFLKKNGLLNFSDLHIDRVLLANREEQDNQVDPVHTEAKAVREEEMMRMVDGALTVHPLSEEHIIARLPPILHKALIEACTERRSLVQSLSNLLPFRMASAMMLPYTLPLESALSLSLRLLEWLPDVQEDVGWIHEQLTKVVQHVLRQASNSITQQVSARFSCQLELHHYQSLPSQIRSTSLYATWVGSSTLSVQDIFTRLDQYKKQLLSGSFSVNMDLKGSFNTEQVSVDKSTASFHPVESFPTDTDTDINDSKGGMLHFNSDSSLLNPGAQQNNYYQV; encoded by the exons ATGTTCCCCTTAGACTCGTCATGGAACATCTCCTTCGCAGGTTGTGGCTTCTTGGGCATCTACCATGTCGGCGTTGCCAGCTGCCTGCTGGAGAGGGCTCCGTACCTGGTACACAACGCCAAACACATTTACGGAGCGTCAGCCGGAGCCCTCACTGCCACCGCCTTGGTCACCGGCGTGTGTCTAG GAGAGGCTGGGGCCAGTATCATTGAGGTCTCCAAGGAAGCCCGAAAGCGCTTCCTCGGTCCCATGCATCCTTCCTTCAATCTGGTGAAGATAGTGCGCTTCATGTTACAGCGTACTCTGCCCGCTGACTCACACCAACTTGCCAACGGGAGGCTAGGAATCTCTCTGACCAGAGTGACAGATGGAGAAAATGTGCTTGTATCACACTTCAACAATAAAGAAGAGATTGTGCAG GCATGTGTTTGCAGTGCCTATATCCCAGTGTATTGCGGCATTATTCCCCCCACACTGCAAGGAGTG CGATACGTAGATGGGGGAATCTCTGACAACTTGCCCCAATACGAGCTCAAAAACACCATCACTGTGTCGCCGTTCTCTGGCGAGAGTGACATTTGCCCACGTGACACCTCCACCAACATACATGAGCTCCGCTTTACCAACACCAGCATTCAGTTCACGCTCACAAACCTTTACAGAATTTCCAGGGCACTTTTCCCACCGGATCCAATG GTTATGAAAGCCATGTGTAAACAGGGATATAATGATGCACTGGACTTCCTCAAGAAAAATG GATTGCTCAACTTCAGTGACCTGCACATAGACAGAGTCCTGCTGGCTAACAGAGAAGAGCAGGACAATCAAGTTGACCCTGTTCACACCGAAGCCAAAGCCGTTAGAGAAGAAGAAATGATGCGGATGGTCGATGGAGCATTAACTGTTCATCCCTTGAGCGAGGAGCACATCATTGCACGCCTTCCCCCGATTTTACACAAAG CCCTAATTGAGGCGTGCACAGAGAGAAGGAGCCTGGTGCAGTCGCTTAGCAACCTGCTTCCTTTCAGGATGGCATCTGCCATGATGCTCCCCTACACTCTGCCTCTCGAGTCTGCTTTGTCTTTGAGTCTTAG ACTTTTAGAGTGGTTGCCAGATGTGCAGGAAGATGTTGGGTGGATTCATGAGCAGTTGACCAAAGTTGTCCAGCATGTTTTGCGGCAGGCCTCGAATAGCATCACGCAACAAGTTTCTGCCCG ATTTTCCTGTCAATTGGAGCTTCACCACTACCAATCCCTGCCGTCGCAGATCCGTTCCACCAGTCTATATGCCACTTGGGTGGGTAGCAGCACTCTTTCAGTACAAGACATCTTCACACGTCTTGACCAGTACAAGAAGCAGCTTCTGTCCGGTTCATTTAGCGTCAACATGGATCTGAAAGGATCCTTCAATACAGAGCAGGTTTCAGTGGACAAAAGTACTGCTTCATTCCATCCTGTAGAAAGTTTTCCAACAGACACAGATACCGATATTAACGACTCCAAAGGTGGCATGCTGCACTTTAATTCAGACTCCTCACTTTTAAATCCAGGTGCACAACAAAACAATTACTATCAGGTTTAA